The following proteins are co-located in the Heliorestis convoluta genome:
- a CDS encoding metallophosphoesterase family protein, translating into MRYGIISDIHGNVNALKNALNLLRDVDQIVFLGDVPNHRNGKGFQETLEILHRENVKAVRGNCDAYVLSQYRSGEIDESLWNFYASWPIEDRKDNEILWVHGGPRDPLGERIVDEERAWKNFHAQDFRICFHGHQHTVTCFEYEQGDVRSISLQEGVAFYLHDHCRYIVGVGSVGDPRDSSRGSLVLYNQSTSEIVVKRLPID; encoded by the coding sequence ATGCGCTATGGTATCATCTCTGATATTCATGGGAACGTCAATGCTTTGAAAAATGCTCTGAATCTGTTACGAGATGTTGATCAGATTGTCTTTCTTGGTGATGTACCCAATCATCGCAATGGCAAAGGTTTTCAAGAAACATTAGAGATTCTTCACAGAGAAAACGTAAAGGCTGTTCGTGGCAATTGTGATGCTTACGTTCTTTCACAGTATCGTTCCGGTGAAATCGATGAAAGCTTATGGAATTTTTATGCTTCATGGCCTATTGAAGACAGGAAAGACAATGAAATCTTATGGGTCCATGGCGGTCCTCGTGATCCACTTGGTGAGAGAATTGTTGATGAAGAAAGAGCATGGAAAAACTTCCATGCTCAAGATTTTCGAATATGCTTTCACGGACATCAACATACAGTAACTTGCTTTGAATATGAACAAGGAGATGTTCGCTCCATCTCCTTACAGGAAGGCGTCGCCTTCTACCTGCATGACCACTGTCGTTATATTGTTGGAGTGGGCTCTGTTGGAGATCCTCGAGACAGCAGTCGAGGAAGTCTTGTACTCTATAATCAATCTACCTCAGAAATTGTAGTGAAACGCCTTCCTATAGACTAA